Within the Vibrio sp. DW001 genome, the region CGCTCTATATAAAAAGGCCGGTAAGGACTCTCTTTTACGAATACAAATTAGGGGTTCAATCATTCCGGGTATTTTGGGTATTGGTGAACCATTGATTTATGGCGTAACGCTTCCTAGAGTAAAACCTTTCATAACGGCATGTATTGGTGGTATGGCTGGTGGGTTCTATATTGGTTTGATCTCCTATTTCGGTCTTCCTGTGGGTCTAAATACGGTATTCGGACCATCAGGTATCGTTGCTCTGCCGCTTATGACGTCCAATAGTGGTATCTTTATTGCGATGGCCGTTTATGGTTCTGGACTGTGTATTTCTTATGCGGCTGGCTTTGCGGCGACCTACCTATGGGGTACAAAGGACGTCGATTTAAGTTAATCTGAGTTCAGGATTACTTAAATAATTTGGTAATGTAATAAACGGTTTTAAAAGGCACATCGATGACGATGTGCCTTTCTGTTTCTACTGAGTTATCCATTGTTAAGCGAGAACCACTATCTCTGAAACCTCTGGTTTGCCGAAATCCCCTCGGACACTATACAAAAACTTACTTCTTTATAAGGGATCGATTGTATGAACTGCACTTAGTTGGCACAATCAAATCATCTTTAGTGTATAGCCTTTATCATAAGAACTTTCTATGCGAATTCTTCATACATCCGACTGGCATCTAGGGCAGTCATTTTTTACTAAAAGCAGGAAAAATGAACACCAAGCGTTTATTCAATGGTTGCTTGAGCTTGTTAAAGATCAGCAGATAAACGCGGTAATCATTGCTGGCGATGTGTTTGATTCTGGCACGCCACCTAGCTATGCTCGAGAGCTATATAACCGATTCGTTGTGCAGTTGAACTCGCTTAACTGCACCTTGGTCGTATTGGGGGGAAATCACGATTCAGTCTCTATGCTGAATGAATCTAAGCCTCTTGTTGAATGTCTGAATACCCATGTCATTGCCAATACTTCAGACGATTTAGACAGTCAGATCATAGAATTGTCTTGTTCTGGAGAAATCGGTGCGTTGCTATGTGCGGTGCCATTTGTGCGGGCAAGGGATGTCATGCAAAGCGTTGCGGGGTCGTCTGGCAATGAGAAACAAAAACAGTTAGGGGAGGCGATAAAGGGTCATTATTTGTCCCTTTATCAGAGAGCCGTGCAGCGTCGTAAAGAGAGGGATATAAAGGTTCCTATTATCACGACAGGTCACCTGACCGCAATGGGTGTCACTAAAACTGATTCGGAGCGAGATATCTATATTGGCACACTCGATGCTTTTTCAGCCGATGGTTTTCCACCGGCCGACTATATCGCCCTCGGTCATATCCATCGCCCGCAAATAGTGGCGAAATCAGAACATATTCGTTATTGCGGCTCACCTATTCCTTTAAGTTTTGATGAACTTAAATCCACCAAACAGGTGGTAATCGTTGAATTTGAAAAAGAGAAACGCTCAGATATAAAAATTATTGAAATCCCGACGTTTCAACGAATGGAAATGATAAAGGGTGATCTAACCTATATAGAAAAACAGCTCGAATCGTATCGTAATGTTACCGATGAGCAGCCTGTCTGGCTTGCCATTGAGGTCGAAGTACAGGATTTCCTCTCCGACTTACAACAAAGAGTTCAGGCATTAACAGAAGACCTTAACGTTGAGGTGCTGCAACTACGTCGAGCCAGAGGACAGCAAACAAAAAGCTTGCAACAGGAACAGCTTGAAACCCTTGCTGAGCTGACCCCTTTCGATGTATTTGAAAAGCGAGTCGAACACGAAACGCTAGACAGCGAAAATGAATCTCAAAGGTTGGTAAGAATAAAGACGCGTTTTCACCAAATCGTTGAAGAAGTTGAAAACGGGGAGCAGAGCGAATGAAAATTTTAAGCCTACGTTTTCAAAACCTCAATTCACTAAAAGGCGAGTGGAAAATCGATTTCACTCAACCGCCTTTCTCTGAATATGGCCTGTTTGCTATTACCGGTCCAACGGGGGCAGGGAAAACGACGATACTGGACGCTATTTGTGTTGGCCTGTATCAAGAAACGTCGCGATTAGGGCCTATCACACCCGCGAACAATGAATTAATGACTCGTGGCACTACGGAATGTCTTTCAGAAGTTGAATTTGAAGTGAAGGGCAAGGCTTATAGAGCATTTTGGGGGATGAAGCGAGCCAGAGGAAAAGTGGATGGTAAGCTTCAGCCTGCTACGGTTGAGTTGGCTGAGGTTGAGTCAGGTAAAGTACTGGCAAACCAGCTAAAGAAAAAGGGTGAGCTAGTAGAGGCGATTACGGGTCTGGATTTTGGTCGATTTACGAAGTCGATGCTGTTGTCTCAAGGACAGTTTGCCGCATTTCTAAATGCGAAAGAGTCAGAGCGTGCAGAGTTATTAGAAGAGTTAACCGGAACAGAAATCTACAGTCAGATCTCTCAAAAAGTACATGAACACTATAGCCTAGCCAAACAAGACTTAGCAGAGCTAGAAGCTCAGGCGAAAGGTGTTCATCTTCTCAATGAAGAAGAGAAACAATTGTTAACGGCAGAGCTTAATGCGTTAAGCGATAAGCAGACGGAACAAGTAAAACAACTTTCTGGCCTTGAGGCCAATGTAAATTGGTACATTAATGTCGAGAAATACAGTGCTGAGAAAGCGGAGGCGCAATCCCAATTAGACGTTGTTAAACAACAGTTAGAACACGCCAAACCCGATTTCGATAGATTGGCGGCGTGCGAACCCGCAGAGAAAATTCGTTCCCCATATATGCTTTTAAAAGAAGCGAATACTCACTTACAGCTTATTGAAGAACGCCTTGCGGATAAGCAACAAGCGATTCAGACCTTAGACAGTCGAACGAAAGAACTCGAATTGATCTCAGTGAGTGCAACAGAAAAACAAGCGATAGAAAAGCAAGATAATAACCAATTAGAAACCTTAATTAATCAACAAATCATACCGCTTGATAATCAGATAAAATTAGAGAATAGCGCGCTTGGGACGATCAAGAAAAGGGTGAAAGAACAGGAAGAACAGTACCATGGTTTTCAAGGTATCCAGCAAAGAGCACTCGCAGATAAGCAAGAGGTAGAGCAAGCGATAGGCGTTATCACTCAATATCAAGCCGACCATAAAGCTGATGCGTCACTTAATCAGCATATGGGGAAATGGAGTGAGCAATTGAATCAAATTGAGCGTCATTCCGGCAGTGTTCAGCAACAAAAAAACCATATTGAACAGTTAGAACAGCAGATAACGATTCTAATTGACCAAGGTAAAACTAAACAACAAAGGCTATCTGAAAGCCGTGCTGAATTGGAACAAAAAAAGCAGCGAGTGACAAAAACGGATGCCGAAAAACAAGCATTGCAGACGACGTCTAAACTTGTTGATACGCTGCCTCAGATAGAGATGCAACTGAGCGCTCTCAATCAAAAAATCGCAATAGTACAAACACTGCATGGCTAT harbors:
- the sbcD gene encoding exonuclease subunit SbcD, with protein sequence MRILHTSDWHLGQSFFTKSRKNEHQAFIQWLLELVKDQQINAVIIAGDVFDSGTPPSYARELYNRFVVQLNSLNCTLVVLGGNHDSVSMLNESKPLVECLNTHVIANTSDDLDSQIIELSCSGEIGALLCAVPFVRARDVMQSVAGSSGNEKQKQLGEAIKGHYLSLYQRAVQRRKERDIKVPIITTGHLTAMGVTKTDSERDIYIGTLDAFSADGFPPADYIALGHIHRPQIVAKSEHIRYCGSPIPLSFDELKSTKQVVIVEFEKEKRSDIKIIEIPTFQRMEMIKGDLTYIEKQLESYRNVTDEQPVWLAIEVEVQDFLSDLQQRVQALTEDLNVEVLQLRRARGQQTKSLQQEQLETLAELTPFDVFEKRVEHETLDSENESQRLVRIKTRFHQIVEEVENGEQSE